The sequence below is a genomic window from Shinella zoogloeoides.
CGCCGATGCCTTCCGGCCATGCCGCGTTCCGCAGCCGCGCGCCTCCGGCTCTTGCCGCGTAAGGCCTTGTGGCGTCGCTGACGCCGCGCCATTCGATTGAAATTTCGATCCCAGCGGACGGCGCCGATCCATCGTGGCGCGCTATCCGGCAGTTGAAGTGGAACACCCCATGAAAACCTCCAAATGGGCATTGTTTGTCTCCGCCGTCATCATCCTCTTCGGGGTGCTCGCGGCCGTGCCCAACGTGCTGACGCCTGAACAGCAGGCGAAATACGGGCGTTTCCTGCCCGCCAATCCCGTGACCCTCGGCCTCGACCTGAAGGGCGGCTCGCACCTCGTGCTCGAGGTCGATTCCGCGGCGCTGCGCAAGGCGCGCATGGATGCGCTGCTCAACGATACGCGTGCCATCCTGCGCACGGCCGGCGAGCGCGCTTCGGCCGCCCGCCTCGCCGGCACGACGCTGACCGTGACGCTGCCGGACCAGGCGGCGCTCGACAAGGTGCTGCCGGAAGTGCGCAAGCTCGCGACGCCGACCTCCACGCTCGGCTTCGGCACCGGCTCCTCCGATATCGACGTCGCCACCAGCGGCCTCGTCATCAACGTTACGCTGACGGAAGCCGGCATCAACGAGCGCATGTCGGCCGCCGTCGAGCAGAGCCTTGAGATCATCCGCCGCCGCGTCGACCAGGTCGGCGTTGCCGAACCGCTCATCCAGCGCGTCGGCGGCGACCGCATCCTCGTCCAGCTTCCGGGCCTGCAGGATCCGACGCGCCTGCGCCAGCTTCTCGGCTCGACTGCGCAGATGAGCTTCCACATGGTCGACCAGACCGTGGACCCGAACAGCGTCGCCCCGCGCGGCGTGATGATCCTGCCCGGCGCCAACGATCCCGGCAAATATGCCGTGGAAGAGCGCGTCGCCATTTCCGGCGACCGCCTGGCCGACGCGAAGGCCGGCTTCGACCAGCGCACGAACGAGCCGATCGTCTCGTTCAGCTTCGATTCCACCGGTGCGCGCCAGTTCGCGGAAATCACGCAGGCCAATGTCGGCAAGCCCTTCGCCATCGTCCTCGACGGCAAGGTGCTGACGGCGCCGGTCATCCGCGAGCCGATCATCGGCGGCCAGGGCCAGATCTCCGGCAACTTCAACCCGCAGGAAGCGACCGTTCTGTCGGCGCTGCTGCGCTCCGGCGCCCTGCCGGCACCGCTCACCATCATCGAAGAGCGTACCGTCGGCCCGAACCTCGGCTCGGACTCCATCCGCATGGGCCTCTATACCGGCTTTGCCGGCCTTCTCGCCGTCGTCGTACTGATGCAGGTGCTTTACGGCTCCTGGGGCCTCATCGCCAATCTCGGCCTCGTGCTGCACACGGTGCTGACCATCGGCCTGCTCGGCATCCTGGGCTCCACGCTGACGCTGCCCGGCATCGCCGGCATCATTCTCGGCATCGGCATGGCGGTGGACGCCAACATCCTCATCAACGCCCGTATCCGTGAAGAAACGGCGGCGGGCGCGGGTGCGATGAAAGCGCTCGATGTCGGTTTCAACAAGGCCTATGCCACCATCGTCGACGGCAACATGACGACCATGGTCGGCATGATCCTGCTCTTCATGTTCGGCTCGGGTCCGGTGCGCGGCTTCGCGATCACCATGATCATCGGCCTTGCGATCTCGATGTTCACCTCGATCACCTTCGTGCGCTTCCTGATGCGCGAGGTCGTCTCCCGCCGCAAGATGAAGAAGATCGAGATCCACTCCCTCTTCGGGCAGGTCTGGAGCATTCCGAGCTTCTCCTTCATGCGCGGACGCTACATCGCCATCGCCATGTCGGCGTTCATCTCGACCAGCTCGATCATCCTCTTCTTCACGCCCGGCCTCAACTACGGCATCGACTTCGTCGGCGGCATCCAGGTGGAGGCGACGTCCAAGACGCCGATCGACCTCGCTCCACTGCGCGCGAAGATGGAAGGCCTCGAGCTTGGCGAAGTGGCGCTGCAGGAATTCGGCCAAGGCACGTCCGTCCTCGTTCGCGTCCAGCGCCAGCCGGGCGGCGAAGAGGCGCAGACCGCAGCGCTCCAGAAGATCCGCGACGGCGTTGCCGAAGTGATCCCGGACGCCAATTTCGAACGTACGGAAGTGGTCGGCCCGACGGTCAGCACCGAGCTTGCCCGCTCCGGCTTCCTTGCCGTCGGCCTCGGCATGCTGGCGATCCTGATCTACATCTGGTGGCGCTTCGAATGGCACTTCGCCGTGGGCGCCATCGCGACGCTGATCCTGGATATCACCAAGATGATCGGCTTCTTCTCGCTGATGCAGATCGACTTCAACCTGACGGCCATCGCCGCCGTTCTGACGCTGATCGGCTATTCGGTCAACGACAAGGTGGTGGTGTACGACCGCATGCGGGAGAACCTGCGCAAGTACAAGTCGATGCCGTTCTCCGATCTCATCGACCTGTCGATCAACCAGGTGGTCATGCGATGCATCTTCACCTCGGTCGCCGTGGCGGTCTCGCTGCTGCCGATGGCGATCTGGGGCGGCGATACGGTGAAACCCTTCGCCTGGCCGATGCTGTTCGGCGTCATCGTCGCCACGACCTCGTCGATCTATATCGGCGGTCCGATCCTGCTCTTCCTCAGCCGCTGGTGGAAGGATCGCGATACCGCGCGGGCGGTCACGACCGGCACGCCGGCCCCGGAAGCTTGAAACCGGAAGCTTGAAACCAGAACGGGCGCCCTTGAGGCGCCCGTTTCGTTTCAGGGAAAGCGGGAGGGGCTGAAGGTCTCCGCCCCGATGCCCTCGCGGGCAAGCGGTTCCGGCACCGCGCTGCCGGTGAGGAGGGCCGCGGCATGACTGCCGAGGGCGGGCGAGGTGAGGATGCCGTAGCCACCCTGGCCGGCGAGCCAGAAGAAGCCCGGTTCTTCCCTGGCGAAGCCGACGACGGGAAGGCGATCCGGGGAGAAGCTGCGCATGCCGGCCCAGCTCTTGAAGACGCGGCGCACGCTCAGCGTCGTCGCCTCCTCGATATAGTGGGCGGCATAGGCGATATCGAGTTCTTCCGGCTGCACGTCCGCAGGCTCGCAGGGCGTGGCATCGGCGGGCGAGGCGAGGAGGCGGCCACCCTCCGGCTTGAAGTAGAACTCTTCCTCGATCTCGTTGATCTCCGGCAGGCGGCTGGCGTCGATGCCCTCCGGCAGGTCGACGGTGATGGCCGTGCGCCGGTGCGGCACGATGTTCCTCGGCCGGACGCCGGCAAGCTCCGCGACCGTATCCGCCCAGCCGCCAGCCGCGTTCACCAGCACGCCTGCGGCGATGGTCTCCTCGCTGGTCTCGATCAGCCACGTTTCCGCGACGCGCCGCGCGCTGGCGAACTGGCGGTTTTCGAGGATCTGCGCGCCATGCCGCCGGGCATGGCGGGCATAGGCCTGCAGCAGGGCATCGACCTCAATGTCCCAGTAATCAGGATCGAAATAGGCTGCCGCAACATAGGCGGGATCGAGGATCGGCGCGCGGGCAACGAGGGCGGCTTCCTCGAGCCACTCGACGCCGGCGCCGAGTGCCCTGGCCTCCTCGAAACGTTGCCGCACCAGCGTCTCCTTGCCGTGCGTGCCGAAGAGCACGCTGCCGCGCGCAATGAGGAGCGGCACGTCGGCAAAACCTTCGGGCGGTGTCGTCAGGAAAGCATGGCTGGCGCGGGCAAGCGCATTCACCAGCGGAGCGTTGTCGCGCAGGGTGAATTCTGCCGCCGAGCGGCCGGTGCTGTGGTAGCCGAGTGCGTTCTCCCGTTCCAGCACGACGACGGAGCGATGTGGGCTCAGGAAATAGGCGAGCGAAAGGCCGGCAATGCCGCCGCCGATGATTGCGATGTCGTAAGTCTGCATGGCCGCTCCCTCGATCTCGATAGAATAGGCCTACGCAAGCCCCCGGCATTCTTCAAATTTATAGAGGTGAAGGCGGATATCAGCCGGATTGATGCGGCTCGCCCCAGCGCCACGGCGGCACATCGTTCATATGGGCGAGGAAGGCCCGTTCGGCGGGGTTGAGCGCCGAGCCGGGATTGGTGATGCGGAACGTCTCCGTCACCGGCAGATCGTCATAGGGCGGAAGCTGCCAGAGCTCGCCCGCTGTCAGCGCCGCGCCGGTCAGGTGCGCGGGCAGCATGCCGATGCCCGCATTGGCGACCACCAGCCGCAGCACTTCCTCCACATTGAAGGCGAGTGCGCGCACCTGCTGGCCGAAGGAGCCCACCGCGCGCACCGCCGTCACCGGTCCCATATGCGGCCCGCCGAGCACGTCGGCGAGGAAGCTGACATAGGGCTCGCCGCGCAGATCCTCCAGCCGCGCATCGAGGGCGCCGAACAGCCGGTGCCCGCGTCCGCAATAGAGCGCATAGCGTTCGTAGCAGAACGGCACCTTCTCCAGCCCATCGGGGATGATGCCGTCCGAGAGCCCGAGCGTCGCCACGCCCCGCTCCACGGAGCGGATGACGTCGGTCGTCGTCTCGACCGTGACGCCCACGGTGACGCGCGGATGCAGGCGGAAGAAATCGGCGATCGCCCGGTCCCAGGCGGGGTTCATCGCATGGCTGACGGCGTGGATGGTGATGTGGCCGGAAATGTCTTCGCCGGAGGGTTCCATCGCCTCCGGCAGGCGCACGATGGCAGTGAAGATGTCATGGCAGAGCGCATGCAGGCGCTCGCCGGCTTCCGTCAACTCGAAGCGGCCCGGGCTGCGGTCGATCAGCCGATGGCCGACCGACTGTTCCAGCCGCTTCAGCGCCATGCTGACGGCCGGTTGCTGCAGCAGCAGCCGGTTGGCCGCCCGCGTGATCGAGCCTTCCTCGACCACGACGACGAAGGTGCGCAGGAGGTTCCAGTCGAGATTGTGGGCGAAGCGTTCGAGGCGGTTGATCGGCATGCGTGTAGCTAGGACGGCGGCGGCAGGAAAGGCAAGGGCCGGCGGCCCGGCGACCGCCAACAATGTGATCGGGCGGGCGTGTTTTTTTCGGAACCAAATTTGCCCCGGGCGCATTGCGCCTCCCGAAATGAAGGGGAAATGCGTTATGTGGGAACGGTTTAGCACCAGCGGGCTCGCGGGATCCTATGTCGACGAGCCGCTGGCTTCA
It includes:
- a CDS encoding NAD(P)/FAD-dependent oxidoreductase, producing MQTYDIAIIGGGIAGLSLAYFLSPHRSVVVLERENALGYHSTGRSAAEFTLRDNAPLVNALARASHAFLTTPPEGFADVPLLIARGSVLFGTHGKETLVRQRFEEARALGAGVEWLEEAALVARAPILDPAYVAAAYFDPDYWDIEVDALLQAYARHARRHGAQILENRQFASARRVAETWLIETSEETIAAGVLVNAAGGWADTVAELAGVRPRNIVPHRRTAITVDLPEGIDASRLPEINEIEEEFYFKPEGGRLLASPADATPCEPADVQPEELDIAYAAHYIEEATTLSVRRVFKSWAGMRSFSPDRLPVVGFAREEPGFFWLAGQGGYGILTSPALGSHAAALLTGSAVPEPLAREGIGAETFSPSRFP
- a CDS encoding LysR family transcriptional regulator encodes the protein MPINRLERFAHNLDWNLLRTFVVVVEEGSITRAANRLLLQQPAVSMALKRLEQSVGHRLIDRSPGRFELTEAGERLHALCHDIFTAIVRLPEAMEPSGEDISGHITIHAVSHAMNPAWDRAIADFFRLHPRVTVGVTVETTTDVIRSVERGVATLGLSDGIIPDGLEKVPFCYERYALYCGRGHRLFGALDARLEDLRGEPYVSFLADVLGGPHMGPVTAVRAVGSFGQQVRALAFNVEEVLRLVVANAGIGMLPAHLTGAALTAGELWQLPPYDDLPVTETFRITNPGSALNPAERAFLAHMNDVPPWRWGEPHQSG
- the secD gene encoding protein translocase subunit SecD — translated: MKTSKWALFVSAVIILFGVLAAVPNVLTPEQQAKYGRFLPANPVTLGLDLKGGSHLVLEVDSAALRKARMDALLNDTRAILRTAGERASAARLAGTTLTVTLPDQAALDKVLPEVRKLATPTSTLGFGTGSSDIDVATSGLVINVTLTEAGINERMSAAVEQSLEIIRRRVDQVGVAEPLIQRVGGDRILVQLPGLQDPTRLRQLLGSTAQMSFHMVDQTVDPNSVAPRGVMILPGANDPGKYAVEERVAISGDRLADAKAGFDQRTNEPIVSFSFDSTGARQFAEITQANVGKPFAIVLDGKVLTAPVIREPIIGGQGQISGNFNPQEATVLSALLRSGALPAPLTIIEERTVGPNLGSDSIRMGLYTGFAGLLAVVVLMQVLYGSWGLIANLGLVLHTVLTIGLLGILGSTLTLPGIAGIILGIGMAVDANILINARIREETAAGAGAMKALDVGFNKAYATIVDGNMTTMVGMILLFMFGSGPVRGFAITMIIGLAISMFTSITFVRFLMREVVSRRKMKKIEIHSLFGQVWSIPSFSFMRGRYIAIAMSAFISTSSIILFFTPGLNYGIDFVGGIQVEATSKTPIDLAPLRAKMEGLELGEVALQEFGQGTSVLVRVQRQPGGEEAQTAALQKIRDGVAEVIPDANFERTEVVGPTVSTELARSGFLAVGLGMLAILIYIWWRFEWHFAVGAIATLILDITKMIGFFSLMQIDFNLTAIAAVLTLIGYSVNDKVVVYDRMRENLRKYKSMPFSDLIDLSINQVVMRCIFTSVAVAVSLLPMAIWGGDTVKPFAWPMLFGVIVATTSSIYIGGPILLFLSRWWKDRDTARAVTTGTPAPEA